The proteins below come from a single Burkholderia contaminans genomic window:
- a CDS encoding pyridoxamine 5'-phosphate oxidase family protein codes for MKDQAVISPTSRTTIRRLPELASHDREMLHRIVDEAYVCHIAFGTGEDTHCIPTAHWRRGDDLYIHGSNGSRMIKALAAGAQASVAMTLLDGLVLARSAFNHSMNYRSAVIYGRFETVEGSADKLAALDALMDKIAPGRKHAARPGNEKEINATSVLRIALAEAAVKVSDSMPSDKEEDLALAVWTGILPLKMTRGAPVPAEGNVPVPDYVRNWEE; via the coding sequence ATGAAAGACCAGGCCGTCATCTCCCCCACGTCCCGCACCACCATCCGCCGCCTGCCGGAACTGGCGAGCCACGATCGCGAGATGCTTCATCGCATCGTGGACGAGGCCTACGTGTGCCACATCGCATTCGGTACGGGTGAGGACACGCACTGTATCCCGACCGCGCACTGGAGACGGGGCGATGACCTCTATATCCACGGGTCGAACGGCAGCCGGATGATCAAGGCATTGGCGGCGGGTGCACAGGCTTCGGTCGCGATGACGTTGCTGGACGGTCTCGTGTTGGCCAGGTCGGCCTTCAACCATTCGATGAATTACCGATCCGCGGTGATCTACGGGCGATTCGAGACGGTGGAGGGCAGTGCGGACAAGCTGGCGGCCCTGGATGCATTGATGGACAAGATCGCGCCCGGTCGCAAGCATGCCGCGCGGCCCGGCAACGAGAAGGAAATCAATGCGACCAGCGTGCTGCGAATTGCGCTTGCGGAAGCAGCGGTAAAAGTCAGCGATTCAATGCCGTCCGACAAGGAAGAAGATCTCGCGCTTGCTGTCTGGACGGGGATCCTGCCGCTGAAGATGACGCGCGGTGCGCCGGTCCCTGCCGAGGGCAACGTGCCGGTACCGGATTATGTCCGGAACTGGGAGGAGTAA